A single genomic interval of Noviherbaspirillum cavernae harbors:
- the mnmA gene encoding tRNA 2-thiouridine(34) synthase MnmA, with translation MSSRKRVVIGMSGGVDSSVSAWLLKEQGYEVIGLFMKNWEDDDDSEYCSTRQDWIDAASVADVVGVDIEAVNFAAEYKDRVFAEFLREYQAGRTPNPDVLCNAEIKFKAFLDHAMKLGADLIATGHYARVREVKSGANASRFELLKAVDASKDQSYFLHRLNQTQLSKTLFPLGDIHKTEVRKIAEKIGLPNAKKKDSTGICFIGERPFREFLNRYLSYQPGPMKTPDGTTVGTHVGLSFYTLGQRKGIGLGGIKSYQNSEGTNDAWYVARKDVENNTLYVVQGHDHPWLLSSSLTAHQTSWISGQAPDVAELSAKTRYRQADVACALHDADPDEFTLTFSTPQWAVTPGQSAVLYQGDVCLGGGIIHSAAAP, from the coding sequence ATGAGTTCAAGAAAAAGAGTCGTCATCGGCATGTCCGGCGGCGTCGATTCCTCCGTGTCGGCGTGGCTGTTGAAGGAACAGGGATACGAAGTCATCGGCCTGTTCATGAAGAACTGGGAAGACGATGACGATTCGGAATACTGCTCGACGCGCCAGGACTGGATCGATGCGGCGAGCGTCGCCGATGTGGTCGGCGTCGATATCGAGGCGGTGAATTTCGCCGCCGAATACAAGGATCGCGTGTTCGCCGAATTCCTGCGGGAATACCAGGCCGGACGTACGCCCAACCCCGATGTCTTGTGCAATGCCGAGATCAAGTTCAAGGCCTTCCTCGACCATGCGATGAAGCTCGGCGCGGACCTGATCGCCACCGGGCATTACGCACGCGTGCGTGAAGTGAAGTCGGGCGCGAACGCCAGCCGTTTCGAGCTGCTCAAGGCCGTCGATGCAAGCAAGGATCAAAGCTACTTCCTGCACCGGCTGAATCAGACCCAACTGTCGAAGACCCTGTTCCCGCTTGGCGATATCCACAAGACGGAAGTGCGCAAGATCGCCGAAAAGATCGGCCTGCCGAATGCGAAGAAAAAGGATTCGACCGGCATCTGCTTCATCGGCGAACGCCCTTTCCGCGAATTCCTGAACCGCTACCTGTCCTACCAACCGGGGCCGATGAAGACCCCGGACGGCACCACCGTCGGCACGCACGTTGGCCTGAGCTTTTACACGCTGGGCCAGCGCAAGGGAATCGGCCTGGGCGGCATCAAGTCCTACCAGAACAGCGAAGGCACCAACGATGCATGGTATGTCGCCCGCAAGGATGTCGAGAACAACACGCTCTACGTGGTGCAAGGCCACGACCATCCCTGGCTGCTCTCTTCCTCCCTGACGGCACATCAGACGAGCTGGATTTCCGGACAAGCGCCCGACGTGGCGGAACTGTCCGCCAAGACCCGCTACCGGCAGGCAGATGTCGCATGCGCACTCCATGACGCGGATCCCGACGAGTTCACGCTGACGTTTTCAACGCCGCAATGGGCGGTCACGCCCGGCCAGTCCGCCGTCCTGTATCAAGGCGACGTCTGTCTCGGCGGCGGCATCATCCACTCCGCAGCCGCTCCCTGA
- the panD gene encoding aspartate 1-decarboxylase, with amino-acid sequence MQRNMLRSKIHRVSVTQCDLNYEGSCGIDEDLLDAADIKEFEYIELYNVNNGERFATYAIKGKRGSGEISLNGAAARKAHLGDLLIICTFAPMTEAEVETYTPKIVFVDDKNQITGLKK; translated from the coding sequence ATGCAACGAAACATGCTCCGCTCCAAGATCCATCGCGTCTCCGTCACCCAGTGCGACTTGAACTACGAAGGCTCATGCGGGATCGACGAAGACCTGCTGGACGCGGCGGACATCAAGGAATTCGAATACATCGAGCTGTACAACGTCAACAACGGAGAACGCTTTGCCACGTATGCCATCAAGGGCAAGCGCGGCAGCGGCGAGATTTCGCTCAACGGTGCGGCAGCACGCAAGGCACATCTGGGCGATCTGCTGATCATCTGCACCTTCGCGCCGATGACCGAAGCGGAAGTCGAAACCTATACGCCGAAGATCGTCTTCGTCGATGACAAGAACCAGATCACCGGCCTGAAGAAATAG
- a CDS encoding Re/Si-specific NAD(P)(+) transhydrogenase subunit alpha: MRIGIPAETRQGETRVAATPETVKKLVAARHDVIVQSGAGISSSITDDAYAAAGAQLGTAADAFAADMVLKVRAPSAEERAQLKSGTVVIGMLNPFDADNTAAMASTGLTAFALEAAPRITRAQSMDVLSSQANIAGYKAVMLAANTYQRFMPMLMTAAGTVKAARVLIMGVGVAGLQAIATAKRLGAVIEASDVRPPVKEQVESLGAKFIDVPFLTDEEREIAQGTGGYARPMPADWMRRQAELVHERARQADIIITTALIPGRKAPILIGEDTVKAMKPGSVIVDMAIEQGGNCPLTELGKTVTRHGVHLIGEPNLAALVAADASALYSRNVLDFLKLVFDQEGNFILNRDDEIVAATLLCSGGEVLRK; the protein is encoded by the coding sequence ATGAGAATCGGCATACCCGCCGAAACGCGGCAGGGCGAGACCCGCGTCGCGGCGACGCCGGAAACGGTGAAAAAACTTGTCGCAGCCAGGCACGACGTGATCGTGCAATCGGGTGCCGGCATCTCCTCGAGCATCACCGATGACGCCTATGCCGCCGCCGGCGCGCAGCTGGGCACTGCCGCCGACGCTTTCGCAGCGGACATGGTGCTGAAGGTGCGCGCGCCCTCCGCCGAGGAACGTGCCCAATTGAAATCCGGCACGGTCGTGATCGGCATGTTGAATCCCTTCGACGCCGACAACACCGCCGCCATGGCGAGCACCGGGCTGACCGCGTTCGCGCTGGAAGCCGCGCCGCGCATCACGCGCGCGCAATCGATGGATGTCTTGTCCTCGCAAGCCAACATCGCCGGCTACAAGGCCGTGATGCTGGCCGCCAACACCTACCAGCGCTTCATGCCGATGCTGATGACCGCCGCCGGCACGGTGAAAGCTGCACGCGTCTTGATCATGGGCGTCGGCGTGGCCGGTCTGCAGGCCATTGCCACCGCCAAGCGCCTCGGCGCCGTGATCGAAGCCTCCGACGTGCGCCCGCCGGTCAAGGAACAGGTGGAGTCGCTCGGCGCGAAATTCATTGACGTCCCCTTCCTGACCGACGAGGAACGCGAAATCGCGCAAGGCACGGGCGGCTACGCGCGGCCGATGCCGGCCGACTGGATGCGAAGGCAAGCCGAACTGGTGCACGAGCGCGCCAGGCAGGCCGACATCATCATCACCACCGCGCTGATCCCGGGCCGCAAGGCGCCGATCCTGATCGGCGAAGACACGGTGAAAGCCATGAAGCCCGGCTCGGTGATCGTCGACATGGCGATCGAGCAGGGCGGCAACTGCCCGCTGACCGAACTGGGCAAGACCGTCACCAGGCACGGCGTGCACCTCATCGGCGAGCCGAACCTGGCGGCGCTGGTGGCGGCCGATGCCTCGGCGCTATATTCGCGCAACGTGCTCGACTTCCTCAAGCTGGTGTTCGACCAGGAAGGCAACTTCATCCTCAACCGCGACGACGAAATCGTCGCAGCCACGCTGCTGTGTTCTGGTGGCGAAGTTCTACGTAAATAA
- a CDS encoding (2Fe-2S)-binding protein, translating to MIVCICNNVSERKIRQAVDGGMTSMPQLRDCLSVGTCCGKCHPHAKQVLRECVADIKQKTCAQEQPLVFHCNALAA from the coding sequence ATGATCGTCTGTATCTGCAACAACGTCTCTGAACGCAAAATCCGTCAAGCTGTCGATGGCGGGATGACGTCCATGCCGCAATTGCGCGACTGCCTGAGCGTCGGAACCTGCTGCGGCAAATGCCATCCGCATGCAAAGCAAGTGCTGCGGGAATGCGTTGCAGACATCAAGCAGAAAACCTGTGCGCAGGAACAGCCATTGGTATTCCACTGCAACGCGCTCGCCGCCTGA
- a CDS encoding NUDIX hydrolase: MSDVWKPSVTVAAIIERDGRFLLVEEETSDGIRFNQPAGHLDPGESLPQAVTRETLEEAAHDFSPTALVGMYMARYLSSRTGLEVTYLRFAFAGELGAEHDLPLDEGILRTVWMTREELVACEDKHRSPLVLRCIDDYLAGQRAPLSLMYTHPDAIGELPISSARPLLKIVSK; this comes from the coding sequence ATGTCTGACGTTTGGAAACCTTCTGTCACGGTTGCTGCCATCATTGAACGTGATGGCCGTTTTCTGCTGGTTGAAGAAGAAACCAGCGATGGCATTCGTTTCAATCAGCCGGCCGGCCACCTCGATCCGGGCGAGTCGCTGCCACAGGCGGTGACGCGCGAGACGCTGGAGGAAGCCGCGCATGATTTTTCGCCCACGGCGCTGGTCGGCATGTACATGGCGCGTTACCTGTCGTCGCGCACCGGACTGGAAGTCACGTATCTGCGCTTTGCGTTCGCCGGCGAGCTGGGCGCGGAGCATGACCTCCCGCTCGACGAAGGCATCCTGCGCACGGTCTGGATGACACGCGAGGAATTGGTGGCATGCGAAGACAAGCATCGCAGCCCGCTGGTTCTGCGCTGCATCGATGATTACCTGGCAGGTCAGCGCGCCCCCTTGTCCCTCATGTACACCCACCCGGATGCGATCGGCGAGCTGCCAATTTCCAGCGCCCGACCGCTCCTGAAAATCGTTTCAAAATGA
- the hemP gene encoding hemin uptake protein HemP: MEAQCEAAAAPHEAVAAASPLIRIKSEELLQRSREIEIDHHGRIYRLRVTQLNKLILTA, encoded by the coding sequence ATGGAAGCGCAATGCGAAGCCGCTGCCGCGCCGCATGAAGCGGTGGCGGCCGCTTCTCCTCTTATACGGATCAAGAGCGAGGAACTGCTTCAGCGGTCACGCGAGATAGAAATCGACCACCATGGCCGCATCTATCGCTTGCGGGTAACGCAGTTGAACAAGCTGATCCTGACCGCATGA
- a CDS encoding NAD(P) transhydrogenase subunit alpha, which produces MEVSHTITNLIIFVLAIYVGYHVVWTVTPALHTPLMAVTNAISAIIIVGAMLAAGLTEGLLGQAMGTVAVALAAVNVFGGFLVTQRMLEMFRKKEPKAAPKAIEGAKP; this is translated from the coding sequence ATGGAAGTCAGCCACACCATCACCAACCTGATCATCTTCGTGCTGGCGATCTACGTCGGCTACCACGTCGTGTGGACGGTGACGCCGGCCCTGCACACGCCGCTGATGGCGGTGACGAACGCGATCTCGGCCATCATCATCGTCGGCGCGATGCTGGCGGCGGGCCTGACCGAAGGCCTGCTGGGCCAGGCGATGGGCACGGTCGCGGTGGCGCTGGCGGCGGTCAACGTGTTCGGCGGCTTCCTGGTGACGCAGCGCATGCTGGAGATGTTCCGGAAGAAGGAGCCGAAGGCCGCACCCAAGGCCATCGAGGGAGCCAAGCCATGA